A DNA window from Flammeovirgaceae bacterium contains the following coding sequences:
- a CDS encoding PaaI family thioesterase, translating into MEFKPRFADYKKKVEESFSRQKFMELIQAKLVRVKPGYCEIEVPYDLSLTQQHGFFHAGVISTVADNASGYAGFSLMEETSSVLTVEFKLNLLSPGAGDKLIGKASVLKNGRTLTICRSEVFVYKNNIEMLCAASQSTLIELKGKLDAPGS; encoded by the coding sequence ATGGAGTTCAAACCCAGGTTTGCGGATTATAAAAAGAAAGTAGAGGAAAGCTTCAGCCGGCAGAAGTTTATGGAGCTAATCCAAGCAAAGCTGGTAAGGGTCAAGCCCGGGTATTGCGAAATAGAAGTCCCCTATGATTTAAGCCTGACGCAACAGCATGGATTTTTTCATGCCGGTGTCATTTCAACGGTAGCGGATAATGCATCTGGATATGCGGGTTTCTCCCTGATGGAAGAAACCTCATCCGTCCTCACGGTGGAGTTTAAATTGAACCTGCTGTCTCCCGGTGCGGGCGATAAATTGATAGGTAAAGCGAGCGTGCTAAAAAACGGACGTACCCTTACCATATGCAGGTCTGAAGTATTCGTTTATAAAAATAATATTGAGATGCTGTGTGCGGCTTCACAGTCAACCCTCATTGAGCTGAAGGGCAAGCTTGACGCACCGGGCAGCTGA
- a CDS encoding citrate synthase — MSKTAELNIEGKTYSLPMFTGTEDEVAIDIAKLRDQSGVVTLDPGYKNTGATKSAITYLDGDNGILRYRGYTIEELAEKSTFIEVAYLLIFGELPGKDQLQRFRDDIKTHTLVHEDVKKILDGFPSTAHPMGVLASLFCSQTAFYPESLDPNRASESIYLSIVRCLAKMPTFAAWAYKNTLGHPVNYPDNALEYCSRFMKMMFALPAEPYQPDPVISSALDKLLILHADHEQNCSTSTVRMVGSSQASIYSSISAGINALWGPLHGGANQEVILMLESIVKDGGNIDKWIAKAKDKNDPFRLMGFGHRVYKNFDPRAKIIKKAADDVLGKLGIKDPILDVARNLEDIALRDQYFIERKLYPNVDFYSGIIYRALGIPVEMFTVMFAIGRLPGWIAQWKEMRENKEPIGRPRQIYTGQKERAYIPITKR, encoded by the coding sequence ATGTCCAAAACAGCAGAACTGAATATTGAAGGGAAAACCTATAGCCTGCCCATGTTCACAGGCACCGAAGACGAAGTGGCCATTGACATTGCAAAGCTTCGCGACCAATCCGGGGTGGTGACCCTCGACCCCGGCTATAAAAACACTGGGGCGACCAAAAGTGCCATCACCTATCTCGATGGTGACAACGGGATTTTACGGTACCGCGGCTATACCATAGAAGAGTTGGCCGAAAAATCCACCTTCATAGAGGTGGCCTACCTGCTTATTTTTGGTGAACTGCCGGGCAAGGACCAACTGCAGCGCTTTCGTGACGATATCAAAACCCATACCCTCGTGCACGAAGACGTAAAGAAGATCCTGGACGGGTTTCCTTCCACCGCCCACCCCATGGGGGTATTGGCGTCACTCTTTTGTTCACAAACCGCCTTCTACCCGGAGTCCCTGGACCCCAACCGCGCTTCGGAGAGCATCTACCTCAGCATCGTGCGCTGCCTGGCAAAAATGCCGACCTTCGCGGCATGGGCCTACAAAAATACATTGGGCCACCCTGTCAACTACCCCGACAATGCCCTGGAGTATTGCTCCAGGTTCATGAAAATGATGTTTGCCCTCCCTGCCGAGCCCTACCAGCCCGACCCGGTCATCAGTTCGGCCCTGGACAAACTCCTGATCTTACATGCAGACCATGAACAAAACTGCTCTACCTCCACAGTAAGGATGGTCGGGTCTTCACAGGCCAGCATATACTCTTCCATTTCGGCAGGCATCAACGCGTTGTGGGGCCCCCTCCACGGAGGCGCCAACCAGGAGGTAATCCTGATGCTGGAAAGCATTGTGAAGGATGGTGGCAACATAGACAAATGGATAGCCAAGGCCAAAGACAAAAACGATCCTTTCCGTTTAATGGGCTTTGGGCACAGGGTATACAAAAACTTTGACCCACGGGCGAAAATCATTAAGAAAGCAGCCGATGACGTGCTGGGGAAACTGGGCATCAAAGACCCTATCCTGGACGTGGCCCGCAACCTGGAGGACATTGCCTTGCGCGACCAGTATTTTATTGAACGCAAGCTCTATCCCAATGTGGACTTTTACTCAGGCATCATTTACCGGGCGTTGGGCATTCCTGTGGAGATGTTTACCGTGATGTTTGCCATCGGAAGGCTGCCCGGCTGGATCGCCCAATGGAAAGAAATGAGGGAAAACAAAGAGCCCATTGGCAGGCCAAGGCAAATCTACACGGGCCAGAAAGAGCGTGCCTACATTCCCATTACCAAGCGATAG
- a CDS encoding prohibitin family protein yields the protein MNNRKLPIIILAIVGFIVFMALSSSLFYTIEATERAVVFYPFGQGLDKEHVITPGLHFKAPWNDVYVYKVNETNSEEKMDVLDKNGLSIHIDMSVRFYPLPEKIGYVHENFTRDYVNILVIPEVRSTVRQVMGRFTAEEIYSTKRAEVELAIKTETEETLSKNYVHATAVLIRSIELPDQIKSAIENKLKQEQEALAYQFRLDKERSEAERKRIAAEGESRANLIINNSLTSNLLKMRGIEATLELAKSPNTKVIVVGSGKDGLPMILGGN from the coding sequence ATGAACAACCGCAAACTACCCATCATCATCCTCGCCATAGTAGGGTTCATCGTTTTTATGGCCCTATCCTCCAGCCTCTTTTACACCATTGAGGCCACCGAGCGGGCCGTTGTATTCTACCCCTTCGGGCAAGGGCTTGACAAAGAACATGTGATCACCCCAGGCTTGCATTTCAAGGCCCCCTGGAACGATGTGTACGTGTACAAGGTAAACGAAACCAATTCAGAGGAGAAAATGGACGTGCTGGACAAAAATGGCCTGTCCATCCATATCGACATGAGTGTTCGTTTCTACCCCCTTCCGGAAAAGATAGGTTATGTGCATGAAAATTTTACCCGCGATTATGTCAACATCCTGGTGATCCCGGAGGTCAGGTCCACGGTGCGCCAGGTCATGGGCAGGTTTACCGCAGAGGAAATCTATTCCACCAAGCGTGCGGAGGTGGAGCTGGCAATCAAAACAGAAACCGAGGAAACCCTTAGCAAAAATTATGTACACGCCACGGCCGTGTTGATACGGTCCATTGAACTGCCCGACCAGATTAAATCCGCCATTGAAAACAAACTCAAGCAAGAACAGGAAGCCCTTGCCTACCAATTCAGGTTGGACAAAGAACGGAGCGAAGCGGAACGCAAAAGGATTGCCGCGGAAGGGGAATCGCGCGCCAATCTCATCATCAACAATAGCTTGACCAGTAACTTATTGAAAATGAGGGGGATAGAGGCCACTTTGGAGTTGGCCAAATCACCCAACACAAAAGTAATTGTCGTGGGCTCGGGCAAGGACGGCCTGCCCATGATCCTGGGCGGCAACTAG
- the ligA gene encoding NAD-dependent DNA ligase LigA, producing the protein MTTAEAKKEIARLSKLIDHHNDLYYQQHTSTISDYEFDQLLKQLVLLEGQFPALRQPDSPTQRVGGTITKNFETVVHQYPMLSLGNTYSLEELTDFDTRVRKGLGHEPFEYFCELKFDGVSISLIYEDGILAKGVTRGDGVRGDDVTANVKTIRSIPLKVKGSNMPKRFEVRGEVFLSRKAFAQLNKEREDIGEEVYANARNTASGTLKMQDSGEVARRKLDCYVYYLLGEGLGVETHAAAIARLEQWGFNVSATYAKARDIKEVFDYINTWENKRTELPLETDGVVVKVNSLLQQRKLGFTAKSPRWAISYKYKAEAQSTQLLGITYQVGRTGAITPVAELQPVLLSGTTVKRASLHNANEIERLGLRIGDYVFVEKGGEIIPKVTSVDLSKRDKKATKPVQYIATCPECHTRLIRYEGEAAHYCPNEKGCPPQIKGRIAHFIQRKAMDIDSLGEKTINQLYHLGLVTTPADLYGLTKEDLATLEGFKELSIKNLLTGIKKSKEAPFEAVLFALGIRYVGKTVAEKLARHFKSMKALSEATYDQLLEAPEVGEKIAESLVRFFKDSGNQREVMRLQKAGLHFSVAEKERKQLSQALGNKSFVISGVFENYGRDELKELILAHGGRVLSGVSGQLDYLLAGNNMGPAKRQKAEKLGVTIISEKEFEQML; encoded by the coding sequence ATGACTACCGCAGAAGCAAAAAAAGAGATTGCCCGTTTGTCAAAACTGATTGACCATCACAACGACCTGTATTACCAGCAGCACACCAGCACGATTTCGGACTATGAGTTCGACCAATTATTGAAGCAGCTTGTCCTGTTGGAAGGGCAATTTCCCGCCTTGCGGCAGCCCGACTCCCCTACCCAACGGGTGGGTGGCACCATTACCAAAAACTTTGAGACGGTCGTGCACCAATATCCCATGCTTAGCCTGGGCAACACCTATTCATTGGAGGAATTAACGGATTTTGACACGCGCGTGCGCAAGGGGCTAGGCCATGAACCTTTCGAATATTTTTGCGAGCTGAAATTTGATGGCGTCTCCATCTCATTGATTTATGAAGACGGTATCCTGGCAAAGGGCGTGACCCGCGGGGATGGCGTGCGCGGTGATGACGTGACGGCCAATGTCAAAACGATCCGAAGCATCCCGCTGAAGGTCAAGGGCAGCAATATGCCCAAAAGGTTTGAAGTGCGGGGCGAGGTTTTTTTGTCGCGTAAAGCATTTGCCCAACTCAACAAAGAAAGGGAAGACATCGGTGAGGAAGTATATGCCAATGCCAGGAACACCGCCTCGGGCACCCTTAAGATGCAAGATTCCGGTGAGGTGGCGCGCAGGAAACTGGACTGCTATGTGTACTACCTACTGGGCGAAGGACTTGGCGTGGAAACCCATGCCGCGGCCATTGCCCGGTTGGAGCAGTGGGGCTTCAACGTGTCAGCGACCTATGCCAAAGCCAGGGATATCAAAGAAGTGTTTGATTACATCAACACCTGGGAAAACAAGAGGACGGAATTGCCCCTGGAGACCGATGGCGTGGTGGTCAAGGTCAATAGCCTTCTCCAGCAAAGGAAGCTGGGCTTTACCGCCAAGAGCCCACGGTGGGCAATTTCCTACAAATACAAGGCCGAGGCCCAGTCCACGCAATTATTGGGCATCACCTACCAGGTGGGCCGCACCGGGGCCATTACCCCGGTGGCCGAACTGCAGCCCGTTTTGCTTTCCGGCACCACGGTAAAAAGGGCTTCCCTGCACAATGCCAACGAAATCGAGCGCCTGGGCCTGCGCATCGGTGACTATGTGTTTGTGGAAAAAGGAGGTGAGATTATCCCGAAGGTAACATCCGTTGATTTAAGCAAGCGGGACAAAAAAGCCACCAAACCGGTACAGTATATTGCCACGTGCCCGGAGTGCCACACACGACTCATCCGTTACGAAGGGGAGGCCGCCCACTACTGCCCCAATGAAAAAGGGTGCCCCCCTCAAATCAAAGGGAGGATAGCGCATTTCATCCAGCGCAAGGCCATGGACATCGACTCTTTGGGCGAAAAAACCATCAACCAACTTTACCACCTGGGCCTGGTCACCACCCCTGCCGACCTGTATGGCCTGACAAAGGAGGACCTGGCCACATTGGAGGGTTTTAAAGAACTCTCCATCAAGAACCTGCTTACCGGTATCAAAAAGTCGAAGGAGGCCCCTTTTGAGGCCGTGCTTTTTGCATTGGGCATACGGTATGTTGGAAAAACGGTAGCGGAAAAATTGGCCCGTCATTTTAAGTCCATGAAAGCCTTGTCGGAAGCCACTTACGACCAGTTGCTGGAGGCACCGGAGGTTGGCGAAAAGATAGCCGAAAGCCTGGTGCGCTTTTTCAAGGACAGCGGCAACCAAAGGGAGGTGATGCGGCTGCAAAAGGCCGGCCTGCATTTTTCCGTGGCCGAAAAAGAACGAAAGCAGCTAAGCCAAGCACTGGGCAACAAATCCTTTGTGATCTCAGGGGTATTTGAAAACTACGGGCGTGACGAGTTGAAGGAACTTATCCTTGCCCATGGCGGCCGCGTGCTGTCCGGGGTGTCGGGGCAACTGGACTACCTCCTTGCCGGCAACAACATGGGCCCGGCCAAAAGGCAGAAGGCGGAGAAGCTGGGCGTGACCATCATTTCAGAGAAAGAATTTGAGCAGATGCTGTGA
- a CDS encoding ABC transporter ATP-binding protein, producing the protein MPEKKHKISMAQVFKTIVWPRRKLLLLGFVLIIVSRASSVVLPYSVKPIIDDVIGKGDFSNLKLILVGVSASILISAIVSYALTILLSVEAQYLISVLRANVQKHLLRLPTRFFDNQQTGKLVSRVMTDVEGVRNLVGTGFLQLIGGVLMAVICLFFLISISWKLTLFTLVPLSLFGVVSMKAFGKIRPIFRERGAITAEVTGRLTQTFGGIRVIKGFNAAQQEAVVFEKGVERIFQNVKSSLTTTSMVTSLGSFLFGMALVGIIGIGGYMLTEKTLTAGELTQFAFFLGFLIAPIFQMSNIGSQLTEAFAGLDRTEELMNTEVEDDATVRTVKIGEIKGDIEFDKVSFAYEEGKRVLKEVSFVAPSGSMTALVGTSGSGKSTIAGLAASFLVPQEGTITVDGHDLSKVSLDSYRGQLGVVLQDDFLFDGTIRENILFARPAATESELQAAIAGAYVSEFSDKFEKGLDTVIGERGIKLSGGQRQRVTIARAILANPRVLILDEATSSLDTESEALIQDSLKQLLKGRTTFVIAHRLSTIRQADQILVIEQGQIAERGKHDELIGKKGRYYELYTYQARI; encoded by the coding sequence ATGCCTGAAAAGAAACATAAAATAAGCATGGCCCAGGTCTTTAAGACCATTGTTTGGCCCAGACGAAAATTGTTGCTGCTGGGGTTTGTCCTGATTATTGTCAGCAGGGCTTCGTCAGTGGTGTTGCCTTACTCGGTAAAACCCATCATTGACGATGTCATTGGGAAGGGGGATTTTTCCAACCTGAAGTTGATCCTGGTGGGGGTGTCGGCCTCGATCCTGATCTCCGCCATTGTTTCTTACGCACTGACGATACTGCTCAGTGTGGAGGCCCAATACCTGATATCCGTGCTGCGTGCCAATGTTCAAAAACATTTGCTGCGCCTGCCGACCCGTTTTTTTGACAACCAACAAACCGGAAAGCTGGTGAGCCGCGTAATGACCGATGTGGAGGGGGTGCGGAACCTCGTGGGCACCGGTTTCCTGCAATTGATAGGCGGGGTGCTGATGGCAGTCATTTGCCTTTTTTTCCTTATCAGCATCAGTTGGAAGCTCACCTTGTTCACCCTTGTCCCCTTGTCGCTCTTTGGCGTGGTCTCCATGAAAGCCTTTGGCAAGATCAGGCCCATTTTTCGTGAGCGTGGCGCTATCACCGCTGAGGTTACCGGCAGGCTCACCCAAACGTTTGGCGGGATACGGGTGATCAAAGGGTTCAATGCGGCCCAACAGGAAGCCGTTGTTTTTGAAAAAGGGGTGGAGAGGATTTTCCAGAATGTGAAGAGCAGCCTTACCACCACCAGCATGGTCACCAGCCTGGGGAGCTTCCTTTTTGGCATGGCCCTAGTCGGTATCATCGGGATTGGAGGGTATATGCTTACGGAGAAAACACTGACGGCCGGGGAGCTGACGCAGTTTGCCTTCTTCCTGGGATTTTTGATCGCCCCTATTTTTCAAATGAGCAATATCGGCAGCCAGCTAACGGAAGCCTTTGCAGGACTGGACCGCACGGAAGAGCTGATGAACACGGAAGTGGAGGACGATGCCACCGTACGTACCGTTAAGATTGGGGAAATTAAAGGTGACATTGAATTTGATAAGGTATCGTTTGCCTATGAGGAGGGCAAGCGGGTATTGAAGGAGGTAAGTTTTGTGGCGCCATCGGGGTCCATGACAGCCCTGGTAGGCACCTCAGGGTCGGGGAAATCCACTATTGCCGGGCTAGCCGCATCATTTTTGGTCCCCCAGGAGGGCACCATTACCGTGGATGGCCACGACTTGTCCAAGGTATCGCTTGACAGCTACCGCGGCCAACTGGGCGTGGTGTTGCAGGACGATTTCCTTTTTGACGGCACCATTCGGGAAAACATATTGTTCGCCAGGCCTGCGGCCACGGAAAGCGAACTGCAGGCGGCCATAGCGGGCGCCTACGTGTCGGAGTTTTCGGATAAATTTGAAAAAGGGTTGGATACCGTGATAGGGGAGAGGGGGATAAAACTTTCAGGCGGGCAACGTCAGCGGGTGACCATTGCACGGGCGATTTTGGCCAACCCCCGCGTGTTGATCCTGGACGAGGCCACCTCAAGTTTGGATACCGAAAGCGAAGCCTTAATACAGGACAGCCTGAAGCAATTGCTTAAAGGGAGGACCACGTTTGTGATCGCCCACCGGTTGAGCACCATCCGACAGGCCGACCAGATATTGGTGATCGAACAGGGGCAAATCGCGGAGCGTGGCAAGCACGATGAATTGATAGGGAAGAAGGGCCGCTACTACGAATTGTACACTTACCAGGCACGGATATAA
- a CDS encoding 16S rRNA (uracil(1498)-N(3))-methyltransferase, whose amino-acid sequence MPLFYQPLVPEGIHYLDQDESRHAVKVLRLKDGDPLDLTDGKGNLYRAVVTGQTKSICHFSIKETIGMPRRKHSIHIAIAPTKNMDRMEWFVEKVTEIGIEEISFIHCKNSERATVNMERIARKVISAMKQSGQAWLPTLHPIRKMEALTDVPARHKFIAHVDHQNPKHLKEAPPRSQYLVMIGPEGDFTPQELGAAMAKGFGKTSLGPTTLRTETAGLAACLILNMVNT is encoded by the coding sequence TTGCCACTCTTTTACCAACCGCTGGTCCCGGAGGGCATCCACTATCTTGACCAGGATGAATCGCGCCATGCCGTCAAGGTGCTGCGGTTGAAAGATGGCGACCCCCTTGATCTTACTGATGGAAAAGGAAATTTGTACAGGGCCGTGGTTACCGGGCAAACAAAATCCATCTGCCACTTTTCCATTAAGGAAACCATTGGCATGCCCAGGCGGAAGCACTCCATCCATATTGCCATTGCCCCCACCAAAAACATGGACCGCATGGAGTGGTTTGTGGAAAAAGTTACGGAAATCGGTATTGAGGAGATCAGTTTTATCCATTGCAAGAATTCCGAAAGGGCCACGGTCAATATGGAGCGGATCGCCAGGAAGGTCATCAGCGCGATGAAGCAGTCTGGGCAGGCATGGCTCCCTACCCTACACCCCATCCGCAAAATGGAAGCCCTGACCGATGTGCCGGCACGTCACAAGTTTATCGCCCATGTGGACCACCAAAACCCAAAGCACCTCAAAGAGGCACCGCCACGGTCACAATACCTGGTGATGATCGGCCCGGAAGGGGATTTCACGCCCCAGGAGTTGGGCGCAGCGATGGCAAAAGGATTTGGGAAAACCAGCCTCGGCCCCACCACCCTGCGCACCGAAACGGCAGGGCTTGCGGCCTGCCTTATTTTGAACATGGTCAATACCTGA
- a CDS encoding acyl-CoA-binding protein yields the protein MGLIEDFNLAASQSKELTKRPSNEELLALYALYKQGSEGDVSGERPGGFDFKAIAKYDAWAARKGLPKEEAMQEYIDLVAQLKSQYQ from the coding sequence ATGGGGTTAATAGAAGATTTCAATCTGGCGGCAAGCCAATCCAAAGAATTGACAAAGCGGCCGTCCAACGAAGAGTTGCTCGCCTTGTACGCCTTGTACAAGCAAGGCAGCGAAGGGGACGTTTCCGGGGAGCGGCCGGGAGGGTTTGATTTTAAGGCGATTGCCAAATACGATGCCTGGGCGGCCAGGAAGGGCTTGCCAAAAGAAGAAGCCATGCAGGAGTATATTGACCTGGTGGCGCAATTAAAAAGCCAATACCAATAA
- a CDS encoding GNAT family N-acetyltransferase: MPIVYHGLQPSDLGPFLKMAQKLWPHFDEGELGQFLNHSLSKKQMVFIARGPAGTYVGFSIFSIRTDYVEGACQSPTGYLEGVFVEPAYRKMGIAREFVRLGEGWCRGNGCAQMGSDTWLTAKEAREFHKSIGFWEEDELVHFLKNLD; this comes from the coding sequence ATGCCAATTGTATACCATGGATTGCAACCTTCTGATCTTGGGCCTTTTTTGAAAATGGCCCAAAAGCTGTGGCCCCATTTTGATGAGGGGGAGTTGGGCCAGTTCCTGAACCATTCCTTGTCCAAAAAGCAAATGGTCTTTATTGCCCGGGGCCCGGCCGGTACGTATGTGGGGTTTTCAATTTTTTCAATCCGTACGGATTATGTCGAGGGGGCATGTCAATCGCCCACCGGCTACCTGGAAGGGGTGTTTGTGGAACCGGCCTACAGGAAAATGGGGATAGCCAGGGAATTTGTCCGGTTGGGGGAAGGGTGGTGCAGGGGAAACGGGTGTGCCCAGATGGGTTCAGACACGTGGCTTACGGCCAAAGAAGCCAGGGAATTCCATAAAAGTATTGGCTTTTGGGAAGAAGATGAACTGGTGCACTTTTTAAAAAACCTGGATTAA
- a CDS encoding cysteine desulfurase-like protein, whose amino-acid sequence MDPVAIRKQFPSLQRKHNGLPMVYLDGPGGTQVPAGVIDAISSYYKTSNANSHGAFVSARETDSLIWSMREGMAAFLGAEGPETISIGQNMTTLNFSLARALSKVFKPGDEVLITQLDHEANRGPWLTLREVGVKVREVVLKNDGTLDYDDFKNKINENTRLVAMGMSSNALGTVNDFMKARALAYQYNAWLLLDAVHYAPHFPIDVQAIGCDFLLCSAYKFYGPHVGLLYSKPGILDRLPTDRLRTAGQVAPESIETGTLNHAAIAGVRAAVDFISGLGKGDSLRAKIVSAFEGIGLHEHALASYLYENLKQVSGANLVGQDFSSRQRTPTVSFTLQGKVPLEVCRHLAQKNICAWDGHFYAIRAIESLGLLEKGGVTRLGISLYNTKEEMDLVLEEIKKIAS is encoded by the coding sequence ATGGACCCAGTTGCCATCAGAAAACAATTTCCATCGTTGCAGCGAAAACACAATGGCCTTCCCATGGTTTACCTGGATGGCCCCGGTGGCACCCAGGTGCCTGCGGGTGTCATTGACGCCATTTCATCCTATTACAAAACCTCCAACGCCAATTCGCACGGTGCCTTTGTAAGTGCCAGGGAAACCGACTCGTTGATTTGGTCCATGCGCGAAGGCATGGCGGCCTTCCTGGGGGCGGAAGGGCCCGAAACGATCTCCATAGGCCAAAACATGACCACGCTGAATTTCTCGCTGGCGCGCGCGTTGTCAAAGGTATTCAAACCCGGGGACGAGGTGCTTATCACCCAACTCGACCATGAAGCCAACAGGGGGCCATGGCTTACCTTGCGTGAGGTTGGTGTAAAGGTGCGAGAGGTGGTATTGAAAAATGACGGTACCCTGGACTATGACGATTTCAAAAACAAAATAAACGAAAACACCCGGCTGGTGGCCATGGGGATGTCGTCCAATGCATTGGGAACGGTGAACGATTTTATGAAAGCAAGGGCCCTCGCCTACCAATACAACGCCTGGCTCCTGCTGGATGCCGTACATTATGCCCCCCATTTTCCCATTGACGTGCAAGCGATTGGCTGTGATTTCCTATTGTGCTCGGCCTACAAATTCTATGGCCCCCATGTAGGGTTGTTGTACAGCAAGCCCGGGATACTAGACCGGTTGCCCACCGACCGCCTGCGCACGGCAGGCCAGGTAGCCCCCGAGTCCATTGAAACGGGCACGCTCAACCATGCCGCCATTGCCGGGGTAAGGGCAGCAGTCGATTTTATTTCGGGGTTGGGGAAAGGGGATTCCCTGAGGGCAAAAATCGTTTCTGCTTTTGAGGGCATAGGCCTGCACGAACATGCGCTGGCCAGTTACCTGTACGAAAACCTGAAGCAGGTTTCCGGTGCCAACCTGGTAGGCCAGGATTTCTCCAGCAGGCAAAGGACGCCCACCGTGTCCTTTACTTTGCAGGGAAAGGTGCCATTGGAGGTTTGCCGCCACCTGGCACAAAAGAATATCTGCGCCTGGGACGGCCACTTTTATGCCATAAGGGCCATTGAGTCGCTGGGCTTGCTGGAAAAGGGTGGCGTTACCCGGTTGGGGATATCCCTCTACAACACTAAAGAGGAAATGGACCTTGTGCTGGAAGAAATTAAGAAGATAGCCTCATAG
- a CDS encoding gamma-glutamyltransferase: protein MNKHFARLAFILLVLLASACQTPNETLSENRQSASSPNGMVVTAHPLATAAGVAMLEKGGNAIDAAVAAAFALSVVEPTMSGLGGRLQAIVRTADGVVTGYDATTQAPLTYDQATAVRASSGYPTIGVPGVVKGLTTLLAEKGTLTLAEVMAPAIKLADEGYKVLPGEAHRRASAIKTIRKFKGTSQYFLHGDTTHLAGEEFVQKDLANTLRAIREGGADVFYKGSLAKKIVEDMKANGGYLDSLSLASYTVNKSLVVKGDYRGYTLNGLWMPSYGAIAIEMLQIMENFPLDKVTDAEWGRIVYRANELAYDDRDAQEGEENAKQLTDKAYAKRLADMIREETLPKAAHLGTGEAIPESWMALQGHTTHLSVADKEGNVIALTQSLGPNMGSKVATPGLGFLYASTMGGYLGDIQPGQRASSHISPFIVTKDGQPYLVLGAAGGSMIVTAVVETISRFIDRKLDLAGAIAAGRVQASDSSMLVETHLGSSWTKEDIEQFKGWGLPVKAVDRPASFGRVHAIYYDASDKTWYGVADPDWEGTAAAPTFN, encoded by the coding sequence ATGAACAAACATTTCGCAAGACTGGCCTTTATATTGTTGGTGCTCCTGGCAAGCGCCTGCCAAACACCCAACGAAACCCTTTCCGAAAACCGTCAAAGTGCCTCTTCGCCCAATGGGATGGTGGTCACGGCCCATCCACTGGCCACGGCAGCCGGTGTGGCCATGCTTGAAAAAGGTGGCAACGCCATCGATGCGGCAGTGGCGGCAGCCTTTGCCTTGTCCGTGGTGGAACCCACCATGAGCGGCCTGGGGGGCAGGTTGCAGGCCATTGTAAGGACTGCGGATGGCGTAGTGACGGGCTATGATGCCACCACCCAGGCACCCCTCACCTATGACCAGGCAACAGCGGTAAGGGCTTCCTCCGGCTACCCTACCATTGGCGTGCCCGGGGTGGTGAAGGGGCTCACTACACTGCTTGCGGAAAAAGGCACCCTTACTTTGGCAGAGGTGATGGCGCCTGCCATCAAACTGGCGGACGAAGGTTACAAGGTGTTGCCCGGGGAAGCCCACCGCAGGGCATCTGCCATCAAAACGATAAGGAAGTTCAAGGGCACCTCCCAATATTTCCTGCATGGCGACACCACACACTTGGCCGGGGAGGAATTTGTCCAGAAGGACCTAGCCAACACGTTGCGGGCCATTCGTGAGGGTGGGGCCGATGTGTTTTACAAAGGTAGTCTGGCCAAAAAGATAGTGGAAGACATGAAGGCCAACGGGGGGTACCTGGACAGCCTCTCACTTGCCTCTTATACCGTCAACAAGTCCCTGGTCGTGAAGGGGGACTACCGTGGCTACACATTGAATGGGCTATGGATGCCTTCCTATGGGGCCATCGCCATTGAAATGCTCCAGATCATGGAGAATTTCCCTCTTGACAAGGTCACCGATGCCGAGTGGGGAAGGATCGTGTACAGGGCCAACGAATTGGCGTATGACGACCGGGACGCTCAGGAGGGCGAGGAAAACGCAAAACAGTTGACCGACAAAGCCTACGCAAAAAGGCTGGCCGATATGATACGGGAAGAAACATTGCCCAAGGCCGCCCACCTAGGGACTGGCGAAGCCATTCCGGAATCATGGATGGCACTGCAAGGCCATACCACCCATCTTTCGGTAGCGGACAAAGAAGGCAACGTAATAGCGTTGACGCAGTCCCTGGGCCCCAACATGGGGTCGAAGGTGGCCACCCCCGGCCTCGGGTTTTTGTACGCCTCCACCATGGGGGGCTACCTGGGTGACATCCAGCCGGGGCAGCGGGCCTCCTCCCATATCTCGCCATTTATCGTAACCAAGGACGGCCAGCCTTACCTGGTCCTGGGCGCAGCGGGCGGCAGTATGATCGTGACCGCTGTAGTGGAAACCATCAGCCGGTTTATCGACCGAAAGTTGGATTTGGCAGGTGCCATTGCCGCAGGGCGCGTTCAGGCCTCCGACTCCTCCATGCTGGTGGAAACCCACCTGGGTTCATCCTGGACAAAAGAGGATATTGAACAGTTCAAAGGTTGGGGGCTGCCCGTGAAGGCAGTGGACAGGCCGGCAAGTTTTGGCCGGGTGCATGCCATCTATTATGATGCCAGCGACAAAACATGGTACGGAGTGGCCGACCCCGACTGGGAGGGCACCGCGGCCGCACCAACTTTCAACTAA